A window from Schistosoma haematobium chromosome 3, whole genome shotgun sequence encodes these proteins:
- the PTPLAD1_1 gene encoding Very-long-chain, variant 3 (EggNog:ENOG410VBCB~COG:T), translating to MLFFILFSVIKNPLTIYLFLFNVIQFAGYLYVCGALVYGLMQYKEVHKIPFYEWIIDRLVFVQILSILEPLHASLGWIRGGSALPSVFQDPGARVHHWLGMKFFQLS from the exons ATGCTATTTTTCATCCTTTTTTCAGTGATTAAAAATCCTTTGACAATTTATTTGTTCCTCTTTAATGTCATTCAATTCGCCGGTTATCTTTATGTTTGTGGAGCTCTGGTCTATGGATTAATGCAGTATAAAGAAGTGCATAAAATACCATTTTATGAATGGATTATCGATAGATTAGTTTTTGTGCAAATTTTATCAATTTTGGAACCGTTGCATGCTTCATTAGGTTGGATTCGTGGTGGGAGTGCCTTACCTTCAGTTTTTCAG GATCCCGGAGCCCGTGTACACCATTGGCTTGGAATGAAgtttttccaactctcctaa
- the PTPLAD1_1 gene encoding Very-long-chain (EggNog:ENOG410VBCB~COG:T) encodes MFSAMGTGADGVNKYEFSMSYYLPIIPEESRYVVTSLSVNVKLRKELKDSWSRLTLGNQRLPWVRPDFDRYQFNDSDLENNEEECLNVNVVHPSKEERDKHNAEQMMLIDAEEWEAFLNLIKNPLTIYLFLFNVIQFAGYLYVCGALVYGLMQYKEVHKIPFYEWIIDRLVFVQILSILEPLHASLGWIRGGSALPSVFQLFGRSLVLFCIVLPHAEFHSASTTYWLFFSWSLIEVVRYPYYILSLLSFQNGLITYLRHTLGIILYPIGFICEGKLIIRSLPSLVESRKFCLELPNPANVSFDFTTFLQIYIFSMSFGLYYNMRHLYLRRRKIIGPRPIKGADQMGYFSFVPFLRSLVRGSNMKNLSTTTSTIKKKYVDNRSSLPKLN; translated from the exons ATGTTTTCTGCAATGGGCACTGGAGCTGATGGTgttaataaatatgaattttctATGTCATATTATCTCCCTATAATCCCTGAA GAAAGTCGATATGTCGTTACAAGTTTATCTGTTAATGTTAAATTACGAAAAGAACTTAAAGATTCATGGTCAAGGTTAACGTTAGGAAATCAGCGTCTACCTTGGGTTCGTCCTGATTTCGATCGTTATCAGTTTAATGACTCTGATTTGGAAAATAATGAAGAAGAATGTCTCAATGTTAACGTTGTACATCCATCAAAAGAGGAGAGA GATAAGCATAATGCAGAACAAATGATGCTTATTGATGCAGAAGAATGGGAGGCATTTTTGAATC TGATTAAAAATCCTTTGACAATTTATTTGTTCCTCTTTAATGTCATTCAATTCGCCGGTTATCTTTATGTTTGTGGAGCTCTGGTCTATGGATTAATGCAGTATAAAGAAGTGCATAAAATACCATTTTATGAATGGATTATCGATAGATTAGTTTTTGTGCAAATTTTATCAATTTTGGAACCGTTGCATGCTTCATTAGGTTGGATTCGTGGTGGGAGTGCCTTACCTTCAGTTTTTCAG TTGTTTGGTCGTTCccttgttttgttttgtattgtATTGCCACATGCTGAATTCCATTCTGCGTCTACAACTTATTGGCTTTTCTTTTCATGGAGTCTCATCGAAGTTGTTAG ATATCCATAttacattttatcattattaagtTTTCAAAATGGACTTATCACTTATTTACGTCATACATTGGGGATAATATTATATCCTATTGGATTTATATGTGAAG GTAAATTAATAATTCGATCACTGCCTTCATTGGTTGAGTCTCGAAAATTCTGTTTAGAACTACCGAATCCAGCTAATGTTAGCTTTGATTTTACAACTTTTCTGCAAATCTATATATTTTCTATGTCTTTTG GTTTATACTATAATATGAGACATTTATATTTGAGACGGCGTAAAATAATTGGTCCTCGACCAATTAAAGGAGCAGATCAAATGGGTTATTTTTCTTTTGTACCATTTTTGCGTTCATTAGTTCGTGGATCAAATATGAAAAATCTCTCTACTACCACCAGTACTATTAAAAAGAAGTATGTAGATAATCGCAGCAGTTTACCGAAATTAAACTAA